The following proteins come from a genomic window of Pocillopora verrucosa isolate sample1 chromosome 6, ASM3666991v2, whole genome shotgun sequence:
- the LOC131798064 gene encoding uncharacterized protein isoform X2, which yields MGICGSRARPTNYAYVTSRDSYEGEAQERNVPRLDDKPTQQGQNEGGENNHNEREQQAGKEIDQGEARRREEELKKLQLEGNLYRKKLVGYKFGVNTGQNKNLFTNITQLRIGVFGPTASGKTSFVNTCERALRETEEGHALESTPGDEWTTRPQDYLPEMFFHLVDTIGFSNFDFNESAEFKNILNGKIQPGDAIAHPSDRQIYLQKLTRFPLFEKRVHGVIIVVKANDPRLTNGEFKEYLQPVRDILRNRGMTPTTVVTHCDTLQTEENSMTALNEAAEAVGSSPSSTYLIRNYTKENRTRDLEIELMALKILHSAVIGAERAVAKIVTGTVPREILQRAPMAFEAHDKAHSEGSTVVKRVPIIFIGQHRSGKTSVKNSLRGQPFKVNEDSIAGKDENSSSFKMSREIWKVGEKDKDANYDSAFSFEHHLARSTVQYLRYRTIELEPRGAISSESSNPKHISNSPESKFTASDVTHTEIHDPDMTTEMPKDHQPGEKPESSENFTNTAHGVSDDSKSEEFLRSLTEVLLQMEVEEEDLYSMLWDFNGESINHTTYPVFLTHKAVYILVYDLSQNATAIAKPVIKQGRYREREDSHFSKTNLDYLKFWMSSVASSASQHVNNPSNSISEVLPEKLPPVLLVFTHADTLGDDVDARKIVRDVYGSLKQTPSGVHLYKDFFVVDTTKSGQEFECSEIVRLRKEVLAVCSELPQLRETIPIQSLIFEKAIQKKKEEGHKFVSLEDARLLAFEECNISDEKQFQRAINFLHEQRILIHFDETPELNRLVILDFEWLLNVFKGVMSVKLYEGSENIFEHLWRKLETEGILEENLLEYVWGPLHDKQNTYESLLAIMEKFSLICPLPSLDHSCGKMYLVPSMLMSYPTEGITSLVAAARIPPIFLTFESGQVPSGLFLRIALQLVQWNRKNNPNSANFNFYSNYARFYPSVKEKCSVILRCYSSYIEVVVHGNNRNHESEDGSRSELDLRGQESLDENCARAVRRQLDVIVNSMHSKFFWPKNTTCRVSFMCPICCQNGGIVERCKFHLEQGCKQEECLHFLSESEICSADIIYCTRNAVAQEIRVRKEQFEPWIKTISQQETSEEPVEAQVSLEQEGEEIVPQDLPPEIQDFLALPLRDTRGVCFKDLHELKAILKTDPAFPRRSDPKTKKRIRSLARESVVKKRHDVFKHLRKITPAGSTGPSMPENTDVRNISYRRKKRLTEALSGGQDWKLLAEKLGLRADEIRFLDFRLKDPCEGALNRVAAQGSLNVSDLYNYLVELGYPLIADEL from the exons ATGGGG ATTTGCGGTTCCCGTGCCAGGCCTACCAACTATGCGTACGTCACTAGCAGGGATAGTTACGAAGGGGAGGCACAAGAGAGAAATGTTCCACGACTGGATGATAAGCCAACGCAACAAGGACAGAATGAAGGAGGAGAAAATAACCACAATGAACGCGAACAACAAGCAGGGAAAGAAATAGACCAAGGGGAGGCGAGAAGGAGAGAGGAAGAGTTAAAAAAGTTGCAGCTTGAGGGCAACCTTTaccgaaaaaaattggttggTTATAAATTCGGAGTGAACACTGGACAAAATAAGAACCTGTTTACCAATATCACCCAATTAAGGATCGGGGTATTTGGCCCCACGGCTTCGGGAAAGACCAGCTTCGTCAACACGTGCGAGAGAGCTTTAAGGGAAACCGAAGAAGGACATGCGTTAGAAAGTACTCCCGGAGATGAGTGGACCACTAGACCCCAGGACTATCTGCCAGAAATGTTCTTCCACTTGGTTGACACAATAGGTTTCtccaattttgattttaatgaatCTGCTGAGTTTAAGAACATCTTGAATGGAAAAATACAACCTGGTGATGCTATCGCCCATCCTTCTGATCGACAGATCTATCTACAGAAGTTAACGAGATTCCCATTGTTTGAGAAACGAGTTCATGGAGTCATTATTGTTGTTAAGGCAAATGACCCTCGGCTAACTAATGGAGAATTTAAAGAATACCTGCAGCCAGTTAGAGATATACTTCGAAATAGAG gAATGACACCTACCACAGTCGTCACGCATTGTGACACACTGCAGACAGAAGAGAATAGTATGACCGCCCTCAACGAAGCTGCTGAAGCTGTAGGAAGTTCTCCCAGTAGCACATACTTGATCAGGAACTATACCAAAGAAAACAGGACACGTGACCTTGAAATTGAGCTTATGGCACTTAAGATTCTGCACAGTGCAGTGATAGGAGCTGAGAGGGCAGTCGCAAAGATCGTAACAGGGACAG taCCTCGAGAGATTCTTCAACGCGCACCGATGGCGTTTGAAGCTCACGATAAAGCCCACAGTGAGGGATCCACTGTCGTTAAAAGAGTTCCCATCATATTCATTGGACAGCACCGTTCTGGAAAAACTAGCGTTAAGAACTCACTCAGGGGCCAACCTTTCAAGGTAAATGAAGATAGCATTGCTGGGAAAGATGAAAATTCCTCTTCGTTCAAAATGTCTCGTGAGATTTGGAAGGTGGGAGAGAAGGACAAAGACGCTAATTATGATTCAGCATTCTCTTTTGAGCATCATCTTGCGCGATCCACCGTTCAATATTTGAGATACAGAACAATTGAATTGGAGCCACGTGGAGCCATTTCCTCAGAAAGCTCAAACCCAAAACACATCAGCAACAGCCCAGAATCTAAATTTACTGCTTCTGATGTGACTCACACAGAAATTCATGACCCTGATATGACAACCGAGATGCCGAAAGATCATCAGCCCGGTGAAAAGCCGGAATCTTCAGAGAATTTCACAAATACGGCACATGGTGTCAGCGACGATTCAAAGTCAGAAGAATTTCTACGCTCCTTGACGGAAGTTTTGCTGCAAATGGAAGTGGAGGAAGAAGACTTATATTCTATGCTGTGGGACTTTAATGGAGAGTCAATTAACCATACAACATATCCAGTTTTTCTGACTCACAAAGCAGTCTACATATTGGTTTACGATCTTAGCCAGAATGCAACAGCGATCGCCAAACCCGTCATAAAGCAAGGGCGGTACAGAGAGAGAGAAGACAGCCACTtctcaaaaacaaatttagatTACCTCAAGTTTTGGATGTCTTCTGTTGCCTCCTCAGCCAGCCAACATGTAAATAATCCATCAAATTCTATATCAGAAGTACTACCGGAAAAGCTACCCCCAGTACTCTTGGTGTTCACTCATGCAGACACGCTTGGGGACGATGTTGACGCTAGAAAAATTGTAAGAGACGTTTATGGGTCCTTAAAGCAGACGCCGAGTGGAGTCCACTTGTACAAAGATTTCTTTGTCGTTGATACTACAAAATCTGGTCAAGAGTTTGAGTGTTCGGAGATCGTGCGCTTGCGAAAGGAGGTACTTGCTGTATGCAGTGAATTGCCACAGCTGAGAGAAACTATTCCAATCCAGTCGTTAATATTCGAAAAAGCAATccagaagaagaaagaagagggtcataaatttgtttccctCGAGGATGCCAGACTACTTGCGTTCGAAGAATGTAACATTAGTGACGAAAAACAGTTCCAGAGAGCAATCAACTTTTTGCATGAACAAAGaattttaattcactttgaTGAGACTCCGGAGCTAAATAGATTAGTTATCTTGGATTTTGAGTGGTTACTCAACGTGTTCAAGGGAGTAATGTCAGTCAAGTTATATGAAGGGTCAGAGAATATTTTTGAACATCTATGGCGAAAGCTTGAGACGGAAGGAATCCTGGAGGAAAATCTCCTAGAATATGTCTGGGGCCCACTGCATGACAAGCAAAACACTTACGAGAGTCTTCTCGCAATTATGGAGAAGTTCAGCTTGATTTGCCCTTTGCCCTCGCTTGATCATTCTTGTGGTAAGATGTATCTTGTGCCATCCATGTTAATGTCTTATCCCACAGAGGGTATTACAAGTCTTGTTGCAGCTGCACGAATTCCTCCTATTTTTCTCACATTTGAGTCTGGTCAAGTTCCCTCTGGTTTGTTTCTCCGAATTGCCTTGCAATTGGTTCAGTGGAACAGAAAAAACAATCCAAACTCAGCAAACTTCAACTTTTATAGTAATTATGCCAGATTCTATCCATCAGTAAAGGAGAAATGCTCTGTGATCCTCCGGTGTTATTCGTCTTACATTGAAGTTGTTGTACATGGAAATAATCGCAATCATGAGTCCGAGGATGGTTCACGCTCAGAGTTGGATTTGCGGGGACAGGAGTCCTTAGATGAAAATTGTGCTCGAGCAGTGCGCAGGCAGCTGGATGTGATAGTTAATTCCATGCATTCCAAGTTCTTCTGGCCGAAGAACACGACGTGCAGAGTTAGCTTCATGTGCCCAATTTGTTGCCAGAACGGTGGAATAGTTGAACGATGTAAATTTCACCTTGAACAAGGTTGCAAGCAAGAGGAGTGCTTGCATTTTTTGTCTGAGTCTGAAATTTGTAGTGCAGACATCATTTATTGTACCAGGAATGCTGTGGCACAGGAAATAAGAGTTCGAAAAGAGCAGTTTGAGCCCTGGATTAAGACCATATCACAACAG GAAACAAGTGAAGAACCAGTTGAGGCACAAGTTTCTTTAGAACAAGAAG GAGAAGAAATAGTTCCCCAAGACCTTCCTCCTGAGATTCAAGACTTCCTTGCATTACCGTTACGTGATACCCGGGGCGTATGTTTTAAAGATCTTCATGAACTCAAAGCAATTTTGAAGACGGACCCAGCTTTCCCTAGACGTTCAGACccaaagacaaagaaaaggatCCGTTCGCTAGCAAGGGAGTCTGTAGTGAAAAAGCGGCACGACGTGTTTAAACATCTAAGAAAAATTACACCAGCTGGATCTACTG GTCCTTCTATGCCTGAAAACACCGACGTTCGTAACATTTCTTATCGTCGGAAGAAGAGGCTTACAGAAGCACTGAGTG GTGGACAAGACTGGAAGTTGCTGGCCGAAAAACTTGGTTTACGCGCTGATGAAATTCGATTTTTAGACTTCCGCCTTAAAGATCCTTGTGAAGGGGCCTTAAACAGAGTTGCTGCCCAGGGTTCCCTTAATGTTAGTGATCTGTACAACTACTTAGTCGAGCTTGGTTATCCTCTAATAGCTGACGAACTGTAA
- the LOC131798064 gene encoding uncharacterized protein isoform X3 yields the protein MGICGSRARPTNYAYVTSRDSYEGEAQERNVPRLDDKPTQQGQNEGGENNHNEREQQAGKEIDQGEARRREEELKKLQLEGNLYRKKLVGYKFGVNTGQNKNLFTNITQLRIGVFGPTASGKTSFVNTCERALRETEEGHALESTPGDEWTTRPQDYLPEMFFHLVDTIGFSNFDFNESAEFKNILNGKIQPGDAIAHPSDRQIYLQKLTRFPLFEKRVHGVIIVVKANDPRLTNGEFKEYLQPVRDILRNRGMTPTTVVTHCDTLQTEENSMTALNEAAEAVGSSPSSTYLIRNYTKENRTRDLEIELMALKILHSAVIGAERAVAKIVTGTVPREILQRAPMAFEAHDKAHSEGSTVVKRVPIIFIGQHRSGKTSVKNSLRGQPFKVNEDSIAGKDENSSSFKMSREIWKVGEKDKDANYDSAFSFEHHLARSTVQYLRYRTIELEPRGAISSESSNPKHISNSPESKFTASDVTHTEIHDPDMTTEMPKDHQPGEKPESSENFTNTAHGVSDDSKSEEFLRSLTEVLLQMEVEEEDLYSMLWDFNGESINHTTYPVFLTHKAVYILVYDLSQNATAIAKPVIKQGRYREREDSHFSKTNLDYLKFWMSSVASSASQHVNNPSNSISEVLPEKLPPVLLVFTHADTLGDDVDARKIVRDVYGSLKQTPSGVHLYKDFFVVDTTKSGQEFECSEIVRLRKEVLAVCSELPQLRETIPIQSLIFEKAIQKKKEEGHKFVSLEDARLLAFEECNISDEKQFQRAINFLHEQRILIHFDETPELNRLVILDFEWLLNVFKGVMSVKLYEGSENIFEHLWRKLETEGILEENLLEYVWGPLHDKQNTYESLLAIMEKFSLICPLPSLDHSCGKMYLVPSMLMSYPTEGITSLVAAARIPPIFLTFESGQVPSGLFLRIALQLVQWNRKNNPNSANFNFYSNYARFYPSVKEKCSVILRCYSSYIEVVVHGNNRNHESEDGSRSELDLRGQESLDENCARAVRRQLDVIVNSMHSKFFWPKNTTCRVSFMCPICCQNGGIVERCKFHLEQGCKQEECLHFLSESEICSADIIYCTRNAVAQEIRVRKEQFEPWIKTISQQETSEEPVEAQVSLEQEGEEIVPQDLPPEIQDFLALPLRDTRGVCFKDLHELKAILKTDPAFPRRSDPKTKKRIRSLARESVVKKRHDVFKHLRKITPAGSTGGQDWKLLAEKLGLRADEIRFLDFRLKDPCEGALNRVAAQGSLNVSDLYNYLVELGYPLIADEL from the exons ATGGGG ATTTGCGGTTCCCGTGCCAGGCCTACCAACTATGCGTACGTCACTAGCAGGGATAGTTACGAAGGGGAGGCACAAGAGAGAAATGTTCCACGACTGGATGATAAGCCAACGCAACAAGGACAGAATGAAGGAGGAGAAAATAACCACAATGAACGCGAACAACAAGCAGGGAAAGAAATAGACCAAGGGGAGGCGAGAAGGAGAGAGGAAGAGTTAAAAAAGTTGCAGCTTGAGGGCAACCTTTaccgaaaaaaattggttggTTATAAATTCGGAGTGAACACTGGACAAAATAAGAACCTGTTTACCAATATCACCCAATTAAGGATCGGGGTATTTGGCCCCACGGCTTCGGGAAAGACCAGCTTCGTCAACACGTGCGAGAGAGCTTTAAGGGAAACCGAAGAAGGACATGCGTTAGAAAGTACTCCCGGAGATGAGTGGACCACTAGACCCCAGGACTATCTGCCAGAAATGTTCTTCCACTTGGTTGACACAATAGGTTTCtccaattttgattttaatgaatCTGCTGAGTTTAAGAACATCTTGAATGGAAAAATACAACCTGGTGATGCTATCGCCCATCCTTCTGATCGACAGATCTATCTACAGAAGTTAACGAGATTCCCATTGTTTGAGAAACGAGTTCATGGAGTCATTATTGTTGTTAAGGCAAATGACCCTCGGCTAACTAATGGAGAATTTAAAGAATACCTGCAGCCAGTTAGAGATATACTTCGAAATAGAG gAATGACACCTACCACAGTCGTCACGCATTGTGACACACTGCAGACAGAAGAGAATAGTATGACCGCCCTCAACGAAGCTGCTGAAGCTGTAGGAAGTTCTCCCAGTAGCACATACTTGATCAGGAACTATACCAAAGAAAACAGGACACGTGACCTTGAAATTGAGCTTATGGCACTTAAGATTCTGCACAGTGCAGTGATAGGAGCTGAGAGGGCAGTCGCAAAGATCGTAACAGGGACAG taCCTCGAGAGATTCTTCAACGCGCACCGATGGCGTTTGAAGCTCACGATAAAGCCCACAGTGAGGGATCCACTGTCGTTAAAAGAGTTCCCATCATATTCATTGGACAGCACCGTTCTGGAAAAACTAGCGTTAAGAACTCACTCAGGGGCCAACCTTTCAAGGTAAATGAAGATAGCATTGCTGGGAAAGATGAAAATTCCTCTTCGTTCAAAATGTCTCGTGAGATTTGGAAGGTGGGAGAGAAGGACAAAGACGCTAATTATGATTCAGCATTCTCTTTTGAGCATCATCTTGCGCGATCCACCGTTCAATATTTGAGATACAGAACAATTGAATTGGAGCCACGTGGAGCCATTTCCTCAGAAAGCTCAAACCCAAAACACATCAGCAACAGCCCAGAATCTAAATTTACTGCTTCTGATGTGACTCACACAGAAATTCATGACCCTGATATGACAACCGAGATGCCGAAAGATCATCAGCCCGGTGAAAAGCCGGAATCTTCAGAGAATTTCACAAATACGGCACATGGTGTCAGCGACGATTCAAAGTCAGAAGAATTTCTACGCTCCTTGACGGAAGTTTTGCTGCAAATGGAAGTGGAGGAAGAAGACTTATATTCTATGCTGTGGGACTTTAATGGAGAGTCAATTAACCATACAACATATCCAGTTTTTCTGACTCACAAAGCAGTCTACATATTGGTTTACGATCTTAGCCAGAATGCAACAGCGATCGCCAAACCCGTCATAAAGCAAGGGCGGTACAGAGAGAGAGAAGACAGCCACTtctcaaaaacaaatttagatTACCTCAAGTTTTGGATGTCTTCTGTTGCCTCCTCAGCCAGCCAACATGTAAATAATCCATCAAATTCTATATCAGAAGTACTACCGGAAAAGCTACCCCCAGTACTCTTGGTGTTCACTCATGCAGACACGCTTGGGGACGATGTTGACGCTAGAAAAATTGTAAGAGACGTTTATGGGTCCTTAAAGCAGACGCCGAGTGGAGTCCACTTGTACAAAGATTTCTTTGTCGTTGATACTACAAAATCTGGTCAAGAGTTTGAGTGTTCGGAGATCGTGCGCTTGCGAAAGGAGGTACTTGCTGTATGCAGTGAATTGCCACAGCTGAGAGAAACTATTCCAATCCAGTCGTTAATATTCGAAAAAGCAATccagaagaagaaagaagagggtcataaatttgtttccctCGAGGATGCCAGACTACTTGCGTTCGAAGAATGTAACATTAGTGACGAAAAACAGTTCCAGAGAGCAATCAACTTTTTGCATGAACAAAGaattttaattcactttgaTGAGACTCCGGAGCTAAATAGATTAGTTATCTTGGATTTTGAGTGGTTACTCAACGTGTTCAAGGGAGTAATGTCAGTCAAGTTATATGAAGGGTCAGAGAATATTTTTGAACATCTATGGCGAAAGCTTGAGACGGAAGGAATCCTGGAGGAAAATCTCCTAGAATATGTCTGGGGCCCACTGCATGACAAGCAAAACACTTACGAGAGTCTTCTCGCAATTATGGAGAAGTTCAGCTTGATTTGCCCTTTGCCCTCGCTTGATCATTCTTGTGGTAAGATGTATCTTGTGCCATCCATGTTAATGTCTTATCCCACAGAGGGTATTACAAGTCTTGTTGCAGCTGCACGAATTCCTCCTATTTTTCTCACATTTGAGTCTGGTCAAGTTCCCTCTGGTTTGTTTCTCCGAATTGCCTTGCAATTGGTTCAGTGGAACAGAAAAAACAATCCAAACTCAGCAAACTTCAACTTTTATAGTAATTATGCCAGATTCTATCCATCAGTAAAGGAGAAATGCTCTGTGATCCTCCGGTGTTATTCGTCTTACATTGAAGTTGTTGTACATGGAAATAATCGCAATCATGAGTCCGAGGATGGTTCACGCTCAGAGTTGGATTTGCGGGGACAGGAGTCCTTAGATGAAAATTGTGCTCGAGCAGTGCGCAGGCAGCTGGATGTGATAGTTAATTCCATGCATTCCAAGTTCTTCTGGCCGAAGAACACGACGTGCAGAGTTAGCTTCATGTGCCCAATTTGTTGCCAGAACGGTGGAATAGTTGAACGATGTAAATTTCACCTTGAACAAGGTTGCAAGCAAGAGGAGTGCTTGCATTTTTTGTCTGAGTCTGAAATTTGTAGTGCAGACATCATTTATTGTACCAGGAATGCTGTGGCACAGGAAATAAGAGTTCGAAAAGAGCAGTTTGAGCCCTGGATTAAGACCATATCACAACAG GAAACAAGTGAAGAACCAGTTGAGGCACAAGTTTCTTTAGAACAAGAAG GAGAAGAAATAGTTCCCCAAGACCTTCCTCCTGAGATTCAAGACTTCCTTGCATTACCGTTACGTGATACCCGGGGCGTATGTTTTAAAGATCTTCATGAACTCAAAGCAATTTTGAAGACGGACCCAGCTTTCCCTAGACGTTCAGACccaaagacaaagaaaaggatCCGTTCGCTAGCAAGGGAGTCTGTAGTGAAAAAGCGGCACGACGTGTTTAAACATCTAAGAAAAATTACACCAGCTGGATCTACTG GTGGACAAGACTGGAAGTTGCTGGCCGAAAAACTTGGTTTACGCGCTGATGAAATTCGATTTTTAGACTTCCGCCTTAAAGATCCTTGTGAAGGGGCCTTAAACAGAGTTGCTGCCCAGGGTTCCCTTAATGTTAGTGATCTGTACAACTACTTAGTCGAGCTTGGTTATCCTCTAATAGCTGACGAACTGTAA